The genomic interval caactgggcctatgcgccgcaactactgagcctgcgctctagagcccgtgagccacaacagctgagcccatgtgccacaactactgaagcctgggggcctagagcccgtgttccgcaacaagagaagccaccacaatgagaagcccgtgcactgggacaaagagtggcccccgctcgacataactagagaaagcctgcacgcagcaacgaagacccaacacagccaaaaataaattaaaaaaataataattaaaaaaaaccaaaaaaccccccaaaaaaccagaaaccaaatacaattcagaaaagataaatgcaaagCATACTCTGTTTACTTAATGGCCCAAAATGTATTAACTAGATGTAAAACAAGGTAAGAAAGATACAGCCCAATACTGCAGAAAAGATCTAAGGGACATAAGCAAACTCCTCTGTCTACAAAATAATTAGTAACTGAGAAATGCAGCCATAGGTTAAAAACTAACACAATTCCTGACTAAAACAGCATATGGTATGCAAGAGAAGGAAAGTATGTTTTATAAgcttagaaaactagaaattgCTAAAAGACAGCATGGGTTGTTCTAACAATTTCCTTCACTGAAGGGGTTACAAGAGCAGGAGATTAGGTGATCATGGGCATGGCAGACCATACATGCCTTATAGGGAGAAATAATTGCTAgatgaaaattacatttattcatAAATGGTGAGGTGGAAAGTTCAATTataaagcttaatttaaaaaacactttactATTACTTTGCACTTTACTTAGTGCTGCCTCAGACAAACTTAGATAGTGACATACAAGGCAGGCTCCTAAAATCTGCAGGTGACATTAGGTGAGGAATAgcaatacagattttttaaatctagacACTGAAGACTTAAGTAGAAATCAACAAAGGTGAAACATTATAGCTTCATCTTTCAGGACCCAACTCAGATATTATCTCCTATCTGAGGGCTTCCTCAATTCCTCAACAGTTATCAGttccattttctgtttccattaCACTGGCTCCTCAGCACATATGTGATTTATGCCACTGTGTTACAGACATACATTCACTTCTCACTAGAGGGGGACAAATTATCTCAGCATCTCCAAAGACTTTCCAGAGTACAGTGTCAAGAATAAGCAAATATATTCTCATTGGTAGTCCACATTTACTTTTATGTGTATCTAAAAAGAGGAAGTACACATGTgaatgggaagaagaaaggaaagtatCTGAATCTCAGCTTTGTCACTTGTACAATATGACTTGGGTAATTTATACAAACTTCAATGAACCTGgttccccttctgtaaaatggggacaatgtgTTCCATAAACagttaatatgaaaattaaataatacagtaTGCCCAACATACTATATGTGCACTCAATAAACATATCAATTCTTACTGTTTAGGTACCCTATTCACAGAGAGATCCTAGAAGAATACACAGAAGAATAACCTGTATGGTAGAGCAACAATGTCTGAAGAACACATATAAGACCTGAGAATCTGTGAAGAGAAAGCTTGGCATTGGGAAGGAGGGTAGGAAAAGGGATTAACTGTAGAAGGATTATCAGGGAACATCTAAAATCCAATCTGGATGACCCAAGTATAAAACCTTATCAGCTGCATAGTGGTAGACTATTTGCAAAGAGGGTTGAAGGTGTGCAGGCTCCTTAGAAATGACTTTCATACTCTTCTCACAAGAGGTAGAGTCTATTTCaccaccccttgaatctgggctggacCTGAGATTGGCTTTGACcaacaaaatacagaaatgacATCGAGAGATGTCTACTCTCACCCTCCTGGAACCCTGAGACCAAGGTCTCAGGAAGAAGAAGCCCAAGTTAGCTTTCTGAGGATGAAAGACCACATGGTGAGAAATGCCATCCCAGTATATTAAATTATCACatagtacactttaaatatcttacaattctatttgtcaattatacccgaataaagctggaaaacacacacacacaaagaaaagccATCCCAGCTGAGGTCCCTGACATATGACTGAGGCCACCTCTTACTCCATCTAGCCTCAGCCAAGCCTGATTTCATCTGACTTCACCTAAATGAGAGAGCACAGAGAAACGAGCAGAAACCACAATGGCAACCCAAAGAATAGTGGGCAAACAAAATGGATGGCTGTCTGAGCCACTAAGTTTTAGAGTGGCGTGTTATAAATAACTGATAGATATATTCCGTCTGCAGAAAAGAAACATGGTAGCCTGCTAAGCAGATAAAaggttaaaatgcaaaaaaaaaaaaaaaaaaaagtatttaggaATCTCTGTTATACCATCCACAGAAAAAGGACTCATAGACCCAAATACCTGGGCCATGTGGCAGACTTATTCCTAAAGAGGAGCTGAACATCTAATTTGAAGATGCTAGCTATTAAGATTATCCTACTCTCTTTGAAAACCCTATTCTCACGAAATGGCCTTCTGATAATAACTAGATTTCATACATAGCTGATTATCAGTTTGGGGACTGGTCTATGTGAAGGGCATTTTTCCCTACTATAAATTAATGGCATTCTGGTTTTTACATATAGTATCTAGAATTTAATCACTTGGGAGTGTAGTAAAAAAGTCAAATGTCTGAGCAGACTGTAGATAATGGTACCTACACAAAGATCTAGGCAGCCAGCTTGAATTCCAAGCAATGCCCCTATGTTTTTGGTGCACGCTTATGCAAACTTTAACAAATATTAGGAAGAATTCTCTATAATAAGCACTATGTGATGGTAAATATGAACACAAACTCTAGAGTCTTAGGTATGTGAGTGAGAACTCTAGTGTCGCCAATTGCTAGATAGGTAGTTTTTGAACTGATCTTGGACTTACTCTTCCTTCCTCAATCCCaacctcctcatctgtaaaaagaggaCAGTTGAAAGGACTGAATTAACAAGTGAGGAGCTGATgaacaatgaaaacaggatgctTTATAAATTAGTCAAACACTTTTTCCTGGACAGCCAGGTTGAAACATAAGCTGGTCTGTCAGTGATGTTGTGGAAGAGACTCCTACATTGTATATGAAAAGTGTGATTCACTCACAGATGGGAAATACATTCCAATTCCAAGAGTAaatgcctaaaaaaaaaagtcattttattaaGGAGATTAAAGTCACTAGGTAATACAAATCATTTTCCTAGCCCACAAATCTAGAATTTCTGGTATTCAGACTTGACTGCTCCTTATTTGAACAAtccacagacaaaaaaaaaatatttttaaacaaaattgttGTCTGCTAACTAAATTACAGAATaaatttttatctcctttaaaaGATTAAACTATGCACTTTATTCTGTTCTCTTTATGTACGAGCTtcgtttttcttatatttttttcccctaggttccatatataagtgagatcatatggtatttgcttttctctgtccaacatttcacttagcataatgcccttgaggtccataGGTACtgctgtaaatggcaagatttcattcttttttaagactgaataatattccattgtgtatatgtaccacatcttcttcacccatttatccatcaatggacacttaggttgtttccatatcttggctattataaataacgctgcaatgaacatgggggtgcacatatattttcgaattagtgttttcattttctttggataaatacccagaaatggaattgctggatcaataTGGCAgttctgtttgtaattttttgaggaacccccatactatttcccataatggctgcaccaatttctatcctttttttttttttgcagtacgcgggtctctcactgttgtggcctctcccgttgtggagcacaggctccggaagcgcaggctcagcggccatggctcacaggcccagccgctccgcagcatgtgggatcttcccggaccggggcacgaacccgtgtcccctgcatcagcaggcggactctcaaccactgtgccaccagggaagccccaatttctaTTCTTATCAATAGCGCATGAGGGTTTGTTTTTCTCAACATCCTccccaatacttgttatttctagtctttttgataacagccattctaacatgtgtgaagtgatatctcattatggctttgatttgcctttccttgatgattaatgatgtagagcaCCTGTTGGCTCTCTGaatatcttctctggaaaaatatctcttcagatcttctgtccatttgctcacgggcccagccgctccgcggcatgtgggatcttcccggaccggggcatgaacccgcgtcccctgcatcggcaggcggactctcaaccactgcgccaccagggaagccctttctgtccatttttaaatcaagttgttttggtttttttgttattgagttatatgagctttttatatattttgaatattagtcctttgtcagatataagatttacaaatattttctcccatttcgtaggctgccttttcattttgttaatagtttcctttgctgtgaagaaactttttagtttgatgtagtcccacccactagtttatttctgcttttattgcttttggtgtcgaattaaaaaaaaaaatcattgccaagatgtatgtcaaggagcttaccatctatgttttcttctaggagttttaaggtttcaggtcttatgttcaagtctttaatccatttggagttaatttttgtgtatggtgtaagacagtggcccagtttcattcttttgcacttTAGCTTATGCATTCACCTACAGTTAATGTgctatttttaatgtcttctttatTTATGGAAAGCAGGTCAAACAAGAGCTAGCAATTAGTTAAAGAGcatatagttaaaaaataaataaataaatgaatgagtttgAACTGTATAATCACCAAGTAACCATCTTTGTCATAGTCCCTGTCTCAAAGAATTCAGGgtctaggaaaagagaaaatgtgatgCAACAAATACACTGCATTACTGTGCAATAACTGCAGATGTTACACTAGATAAAATGAAGGGTGACTGTTGCTGCTAGAAGGACAAAGGAGGAAGTGTTAGGCTATATCAGGTAAGACACACAAAACACTATTTAGCAATTAAAAGGTCACTGGCAACCTGTACTAACCAGAGTTAGAGACAGTTACTTTGCATTATGCTGGGAAATGAAAGAGGTGCGGAGGTGTAGTAAAACTCTTTGAGACTGATTAGAGAAAGTTATATTCAAGAAATCAAAAACCTGAGCAAATAGGTGAGCACAGTGGTCTTCagacaaatacaaaagaaaaatattcaaaataatgtaCTTAAAGGATAATCTTCAAACAAATTCACATAAACCAATTTGTGATTTAACGAATTAGTGAAAACAGATGTTTCCTTCATAGTTTCTCCAGACTTGTGGCAAGGGTCAGATTACCATAATCTGCAGACCACCATATACCATCCACCATGAATGCATTTTTAGAAAGATCTCTTTGTAATCATCTACGAGAAAGTAATCCAAATTTTAACACAATTAAATGGCAGTCTTCCAGTTTTGTGCCAATTCAAAGTCATAAACGTTAATAGCTAAGAACATCAGTAGTTCTGCTTTGGTCAGGGTAAATGATGaaatatctttgctcccaaaccAATCACCTCTCCTTAAACTGCTTGTAATTTCCAAAAACCCAAACGCTTCAgcacagagcaaagagaaaacaaaacattttaattttaatgtcataAGACTACAAAggacaaaattaaaacattttaattttaatgtcataAGACTACAGGGGACACAGTTCCTTAACATTAATGGAAGGTAGGTTTGGAATACCAAAAATCTCTTCCTttatcatgaagaacctaagtaTCTGAAAAGTGTTCAAATTCAAAGAGGCTAGAGGCCATATTTATGCTCCCTTCTAAAGTGAGAAGAGTGTCTCAAAAAGATAAGACTGCTTACATAAACgaagaaaagtttaaatttaagCCCATTTCCTATCTTGTTGGCACTTTTAAATACAACTTTCttgaaaaaattcagaattaCCAAGGATTTTAACCtaaatcttctttgaaaataagaCATCATCCTTGTCAAGTTACTTAATCCAAATTCCCTTAAGTAGTTACAAGACTGAACTCTATTTGAGTAACAAAACAAGTCTGTACAGGAGCAGAGTAAGATGTGCACTCCTATTTAAAAGTAGTCTGCTGAAAAACTTCTCTAGATATGACATGTTTACGTGTAACTCCTTCTGTGGAGCCGAAGAAAAAAGAAGGCTTGCTTAAAATAAAAGCTCAAAGGAACTGTCCTTTCTAACTTCACTAGTCATTTCTCAGACAGGTGCAGAGTTTGCTTAACGCCCTCCCTCCAGCAAGCCCCCACTCAGAAAAGGTGCCTCATACACACAATTTATTTGGTTGCTATAACACTTGGTTTCTAAGCCACAAAGGGACTCCTTCTGAGTGGAGAGGATAAAGCATAAGAAAAAGGGAGGATCAGGCTGTTTCAGGGATTGATCAATTCAGGTTCTCACTTGGAGATCCTGTTTAAACACAGAGCTCTAAAACGCCCCGTTATTTGGTGTCAGGGGACAACGGGATCTCTTGGGATAAACCAGGCAAGGGACTAAAAATTGAGGGGTTGAAACTACACAGGCAGCAGCTCCGGATTCTTGTCAAAACAAAAGCGAGTGGCACATGTCAGGCGGCCCCATGCGCAGGGGGATAAAGAGGAGGCTGGCTGGGGTTGGAGTTGAACTTGTCTtagccccctcccccaactcccaccgCCGCGCTCCGGGCTACGCAAAAGCGAAAACGAGGGGGCGCCCAGGGCCctgctctctccccctccttttcccccGCCCAGTCCCGACTTCTTCCTCACCCGGTCTCCCGGGGGCGGAGACGCCGAGTTCCCCGGGGCCGGGAGTTAGTCACCGAGAAGAGGCGGTGACAGAGCGCACGGCTCGCTTCGCACACTCCGAGGCCTAGCCGCACCGGACCAGAGGCGGCCGGCGGAGGCTCTAGCGTCCCGGGCTTGCCGGGGAGCCTCCTCCCCGGAGTCTCAACTccgcacccaccccacccccgcccctacCCTGGGCAGCTCCAACGTCAGGCTCCACTCCCTACCGAGGAAACGACGCCCAACCCGGCCGTTTCCTGCCCCCGGGGGCAGGGATTCCCTCCCCGGACAGGGGGACCGCGGCTCCATGCCGCTGACCCGAGCGGGGATCCCCTCGGCCGCCGGGCGGGGATCCCGGAACTGGCCCCGGAGCGCGCGTGTGGCCGCGGCGGGGAGGGGCGAGGCGGGGAGTTTCCGCCGTTCGGCGGCCGGGCGGCTGCCGCGACTAGAAGCTGTACCCGCGGCCGGCCAGGgaccccagcctcctctgccccGGCCAGCTCTCCCCACGCGTGCCTCGGTCGGTCGGGCCTCCCGGGGGCCCCGCGCAGTCACCGTGTCGGACTCGGGGGCCAGAGAAACGCGGGCCCGCGGCCACCCGTCACTTTCCACTCGCCCCGCCAGAAACCCGGGGCttggaaaaggagagagacaaaagGACGCTGGGGAGGGAGTCCCCACACTCCCTCGCACCCCCCGCGCCCGGCCCGGCCCTTACTCGTAGTGGCGGAAGATCTCGTTGGTGACTTTACAGTAGAAAACTTCCTCGTCGGGCCGCAAGTCCGCGGGCGGCTTCTGTCTCACAAACGGCTTTCGGTGTAGCAGCGGCATCTCGTGTCCGCCCGCGGGCTCACCCGGACCCTCGGCCGCCGCGCCGGCCCCGCTTCCCTATCAAAATTGGAGGGAAAGGAAAGCCGGTAAGGTGGGGAgcgctcggcggcggcggcgtgggCCGGTCCGCGCGCCGGGGGAAGCTCGACTGCCTTTTGTGTGACTGACGCGCTGCGGCTGCCACCCGAGCCGAGGTCGCTTCTGTCGCGGTCGGGGTATTGAGCCAGCGGAGCCGCCCCACCTCCGCACGCCCGGCTGCCGGCTCACAATGGGGCCGAACGCCCAGCCGCGGGCAGGCGGTGCGGGAGCGGCggcggccccctcccccagcgcccGCTCCCAGCCCGCCGCCGCGGGGCTCACAACGTGCTCGGCGCGCAGCCGGCCGGCCCGACGCCGCGAGGGAGCTCGCTGCGGGCGGACCCTGGAGCCGCTCCGCTTTGTTCCCCCGCTCGCCTACACTTCTCTGCCGGCGCCGGCCGGCTCCCGAGCGACCACACCAAGCCCCTCACCTGCGAGCACGCCGGCTGCCACTTCTCCACCTTCTCAACTACAAAGGCGGCGAGGGGAGGCTCTGTCCCCCCGGGGGGTCGCTTCTCGCCGGCCCCGCCGCGCCTCCGACCGCCGCTTCTCCCGCTGCCACGGCCTGGCTCCTCGCGGGGTATCGCGTCCCACCGCCACTTCCCCGCCTCTCGGAGCTCCTGGGAAGTTTCTGATCTACTTTCGGCTCAGAAGGAGGAAGAGCTGTTGGGAGGAGCTTTTCACTTCTCGCTTCTACCTTTTTATTGGCTACTCGATGACTTTTACAGCCTGTCACTGATACAGGAAGAGACGGCGGAGAGCCTGGGAGAGCTACATTATTAATTAATGGAGCAACCCCTTGTGAAGAATCAGAAGCATCCTCCATGTTTGCGATTATCAGCCCAAAGATCTGGGGAGAGCGCTGGGGTTTCAAACAAATAGCTAACAAAGTAAAGCCTTCCTCTTCAAGTCTGACACCAGCGCTTGGTTccacaatgggaaaaggattcCAATTAAGATTTAACTTGTATTTTAAGGATGGGAAGAGAGATGAGGAATAAGAAGTGAacagtattttgaaattttgttcttCAGAATTAGAATTCACCTGTCTAAAAAAATACTTTGCTTGTATAAACATTCATCTTGAAAATACCTTTCTTGACACCGTGCTCTTTAATACTTAGGACAGTTCAGTCAAAGTCTTAGCAGAGGAAAAGACCAAGAAAGTATACGTCAGAAAATGTCATCATGCCTATAGGACCCGCtcatatttaaaactaaaaaccacacctttaaaaagtaatatttagaaTACGCCGCTGAATATATTATGCAGGGGATCAGTATTTAATTCAATCACtcagaattttaaagattatGAATTTACTAGTGAAATTTCCCCGAAAACAGCTCTCCCATATCTATGATTTCCATTTGTGGAACTAATTTTAATGCATATAATACATGTGActtttgaagtaaaaaatattCGAAACTACACATAACTCCAAATGTTTGCCAGCTTTGTATTAAATGGCCATTTTTGCTACTGCCCTTGACATTTGCTTATTTGCAGATTAACCTGTAAGAATGGGTCTAAAAGACAATAAGTTTGAAGAAATCCTTCAACAAAGGATGTTACTAATACTATGAAATGATCTCAGTTGTAAAAACAATGTGGGATCATCTTTGTATCTTCAGATTAAGTACATATGTACATTGGAGCAGAAAATGTAAGGAATCTATCCAAATCTCaagagttattattttaaaaattattttaagatacttCTATGGTGGctagcaaaataaaattttgtgattcaaaaatcattaataaaattaatgcacCTTAGTGTACAGATACAGAAGTCAAAGAGGCTTGGAAATGCTCTGAGTAGCAAGTATATTCCTTAGCCTGGATAAGCTCTTCAGAAAATTATGCATGCAAAGATTTGGTGTTTTAAAATGGCCTCCGACTAGTACACTGAGTGACAATATAGAATTCCCTTCATAGAAAGTAATTTCCCAGGTGAAAAACTTAGAGCCTACAAAAAATGAGGACAAGGAGGATGGATGATTTTCAACTGATATTGAAGCATCACTCTCACAATCCAAAATCCCACCTTAACTGTTAAGctaaaaatagatgaaattttATCTGATTATATAGTATTTATCCTTCTTAGATCTCACTATTTGCTAAGctgctaaaataattttgttaaaatcacCATCAAAAATAGTAAtgttgattttacttttattaaatacaaatttttaaacaactggattcttttttttatactaacctaaaatggaaattttattctACTTCAAAATACTATCATCTCAATTTCCCTACTACCATACTCAAATTTCAATACCGTCATAACTCGGTTCTCTGAGTTACATACataggatttattttaatttatgataTTTAATCAATGTTATACATAGTTATTTCAGAACGTGTttagtaaattataaataatatattaaaaggtttagtttttatatgtttataatgtTTGATCAAATTGATAGCATACCTAAGCTACCTCAAAGTATCACTTCTCTTAAAGTTATCCTACATGTTTACTACTAAAAACTTgcctaatatattatttatttcatattttggttTCATGATCACCTCGTTGCTTTACTACTACTTCTAGACTTTTGAGTGAAAAGCTCATTGCTGTATTCAGAAAGTAAAGGATACTGTCATAAAATAGGACTTTGTgtaaaaaaatattggaaatattgTAAAGGAAACTATGAAAGTTAGggtatcacaaagaaaaaaaagggaaacaaattaatttaaatttttaataattcagttAAACATTTGTCCTCCATTTATGTGCCAAGACACTGTACTAGCTTATGTAAGGGATACAATATAAATGTATCCTGGCCTCAAAAAATGTACACTCTTGTAGGTAAGAGGTGATGTAAAGACAAATAAACAATACAAGGATTGTATGAGTCCTAATGATCATGAGTAATATGATGCaaaaagagaagtagaaaagattaaaagaaaatgtacaataaAAGGGGGACCCAGGGTCATTCCTAAATGAAGTTATCCTCAGGGCATGATTTGAAGGGGAACATAAAGCTCATGTTCCAGCATATCCTCCCCAGTCTCAAGATGCAACCCTTCACCCTCTGTCACCTCTCTGGGTGAAGACACCAGTAGCCCccacttaaatgtaaaatgtaaatatactaGTTAGGGCATATATCAATCTAATATCATTAAGACCTAGGTTAATATTTGAGAAGGTATACTGCTTTGGACAGGTAAAGATAAAACAAGActatgaaatatacatatttgtaaaagCTTGAGCTAGTATACTTTTCCTGTCTTCTATTGACTGATTAAGAAAGGCTTTACTTAGGTGGTTTGGTGAGACAGTAATTACTTAGAACTGAAAGAAACCTTTGGTAACTCTTAATTCTCTCATTTTGCagctgaggaaatggaagctcaggAACTGAAATCTAGGCCTCCTGACTCCTTGTCTAGTCTCTTTAGACCACACTGCTCTTTCTGTAGATTTGATAATATCTAATTTTCTTGTATACCCTACTTGCACTGTATCTTTAAATGAGCTAAAAAATACTATTACAAATCCCTCCTGACCTGCTAAAATGTGTATGGGGATAAGATATATTACTCATGATCAGAAATAATAGTTTTTGAGAATTATCCAGAAAAGCAATAGGAGTAATACGAATCTTAAATTTGTCCAGTTGAAGAGCTGACAAATCCTATCTCCATGCTTCAGTTAACACATCTAACAAATATAAACACTTCATGTCCCTTACCTCTAAGTAGCAGTGATACAAGTATTTAGAGTATAGCCGAGAAAGATGTCTTATAAATACATACAAGGAGTATCTTCAACTTTGTAACTCCTTTCCTTAGTATCTTTACCTGACA from Physeter macrocephalus isolate SW-GA chromosome 11, ASM283717v5, whole genome shotgun sequence carries:
- the LOC102976729 gene encoding uncharacterized protein; translation: MFIQAKYFFRQVNSNSEEQNFKILFTSYSSSLFPSLKYKLNLNWNPFPIVEPSAGVRLEEEGFTLLAICLKPQRSPQIFGLIIANMEDASDSSQGVAPLINNVALPGSPPSLPVSVTGCKSHRVANKKVEARSEKLLPTALPPSEPKVDQKLPRSSERRGSGGGTRYPARSQAVAAGEAAVGGAAGPARSDPPGGQSLPSPPL